A stretch of Phragmites australis chromosome 12, lpPhrAust1.1, whole genome shotgun sequence DNA encodes these proteins:
- the LOC133886549 gene encoding uncharacterized protein LOC133886549: MDGRSWCSLDEIAPLSQLRYLILHGLEKVSASLLAKKATISSKGRLSYLRLHCSSDKYMRLTDEIEKQQQQRAIEKVFNNLCPPSCIENLGMKGGYFGRRLPNWMMAPATAAFESLRYLDLDDLPCCTHLPSGLCQLPSLDVLIIKSAPAIKSVGPEFMGSTSLAVGEGGVVAATSAAFPKLRILQLDDLSQWKEWVWEDVTADAMAMPSLECINIDSCKLSRLPPGLANGKRRHALTELNLYGFINLTYVENFPSVVDLDVFDCPKLKRISGLSRLQKIRILRCPNLEVLEGIPALDSMELQDNTMETLPGYLRSVNPRYLDLGCGKKLCESLLSSGSSSEWDKISHIRTRNIYELEDED, translated from the coding sequence ATGGATGGGCGCAGTTGGTGCAGCTTGGATGAGATAGCGCCTCTTTCTCAGCTTAGGTATCTTATTTTACATGGCCTAGAAAAAGTGTCTGCTAGCTTGTTGGCTAAAAAGGCCACGATCAGCAGCAAGGGACGCCTTAGTTATTTGCGTTTGCATTGCAGCAGCGACAAATACATGCGGTTGACGGATGAGATCGAGAAGCAGCAACAGCAGAGAGCAATCGAGAAGGTGTTCAATAACCTCTGCCCTCCATCCTGCATAGAGAATCTAGGTATGAAAGGAGGATACTTTGGTCGCCGGCTACCAAATTGGATGATGGCGCCAGCAACAGCGGCCTTTGAGAGCTTGAGGTACTTGGACCTGGATGACTTACCTTGCTGCACCCATCTCCCTAGTGGTTTGTGTCAGCTCCCCAGTTTGGACGTGTTGATCATTAAAAGTGCACCAGCCATCAAGAGTGTTGGGCCTGAATTCATGGGGTCCACCTCCTTGGCAGTGGGTGAAGGAGGTGTCGTCGCTGCTACATCAGCAGCTTTTCCTAAACTGAGGATACTGCAACTGGATGACTTGAGTCAATGGAAGGAGTGGGTCTGGGAGGATGTGACTGCAGACGCCATGGCCATGCCTTCTCTCGAGTGTATCAACATCGATAGCTGCAAATTGAGCCGCCTTCCCCCGGGGCTCGCCAACGGTAAAAGGAGGCATGCTCTCACAGAACTGAACTTGTACGGCTTCATCAACCTAACATACGTGGAGAACTTCCCTTCGGTTGTGGATCTTGACGTGTttgactgccccaagctcaagaggATCAGCGGTCTCTCCAGGTTGCAAAAGATTAGGATTCTCCGCTGCCCGAACCTGGAGGTGCTGGAAGGTATCCCAGCACTGGACAGCATGGAGCTTCAGGACAACACCATGGAGACACTTCCAGGATACCTGCGAAGTGTAAACCCAAGGTATCTCGATTTGGGATGCGGCAAGAAGCTATGTGAATCCTTACTGTCATCAGGTAGCTCCTCCGAGTGGGACAAGATCAGCCATATCAGAACGCGGAATATATATGAACTAGAAGATGAAGACTAA
- the LOC133886820 gene encoding GDT1-like protein 2, chloroplastic isoform X2, protein MGPTTGSRWSHLAASRPTSLLSPFRHAALLPAAPAMAPSPSSSLPPPLPAKFSNPPPRLLPLPRKAPAAAAFAPRPLLLSFPTPAPARRLAGLRAKRLALELHIVRCGLLSWLKPTKHDVRVQTSNVNVGSGSYEADEAGSRGEHLDNSATRNSNKATKPLSGSRYPQSIGAVILLCALASAFIVFSKGQPSAVVAMLARSGFTAAFTLIFVSEIGDKTFFIAALLAMQYQRALVLLGSMTALSLMTIVSVIIGRIFQSVPAQFQTTLPIGEYAAVALLAFFGFKSIKDALGLPDNTNGNLQGNSESGELAEAEELVKEKVSKKLTSPLEVLWKSFSLVFFAEWGDRSMLATIALGAAQSPLGVASGAIAGHLIATALAIVGGAFLANYLSEKLVGLLGGVLFLLFAAATLFGVF, encoded by the exons ATGGGGCCTACCACGGGTAGCAGGTGGTCCCACTTGGCAGCCTCACGCCCTACCAGTCTCTTATCCCCATTCCGCCACGCTGCTCTGCTCCCCGCCGCGCCCGCCATGgcgccctccccctcctcctcgctgccgcctcccctccccgccAAATTCTCAAACCCACCtccccgcctcctcccgctccccCGCAAGGCGCCGGCAGCCGCCGCGTTCGCACCTCGCCCGCTCCTCCTCTCATTCCCCACTcccgcgcccgcccgccgcCTCGCCGGACTCCGCGCCAAGCGTCTCGCCCTTGAGCTCCACATCG TAAGATGTGGGTTGCTATCATGGTTGAAACCAACAAAGCATGATGTTAGAGTACAAACATCCAATGTAAATGTTGGTTCTGGGAGCTATGAAGCAGACGAAGCAGGTAGCCGTGGAGAACATTTAGATAATTCTGCTACCAGAAATTCCAACAAAGC AACAAAACCACTTTCAGGATCTCGTTACCCGCAATCTATTGGTGCTGTGATTCTTCTGTGCGCCCTGGCATCTGCTTTTATTGTTTTCTCTAAAGGACAGCCATCTGCAGTTGTAGCTATGCTAGCAAGGTCTGGTTTTACGGCAGCATTTACACTGATTTTTGTATCTGAGATTGGAGACAAG ACATTTTTCATTGCTGCACTACTCGCCATGCAATACCAGAGAGCATTG GTTTTACTTGGGTCAATGACTGCTCTTTCCTTGATGACTATCGTGAGTGTTATAATTGGACGGATTTTCCAGTCTGTACCAGCACAGTTTCAAACAA CGTTACCCATAGGAGAGTATGCAGCAGTTGCTCTGCTTGCATTCTTTGGTTTCAAGTCAATAAAAGATGCATTGGGACTTCCTGATAATACAAATGGAAACCTTCAGGGAAACTCTGAAAGTGGGGAACTGGCTGAGGCTGAGGAGCTTGTCAAGGAGAAG GTTTCTAAGAAGCTCACCAGTCCTCTTGAGGTCCTTTGGAAGTCTTTCAGTCTTGTTTTCTTTGCG GAGTGGGGTGATCGCTCTATGCTGGCTACAATTGCTTTAGGTGCTGCACAG TCTCCTTTGGGCGTTGCCAGTGGAGCCATAGCTGGACACTTGATTGCAACTGCCCTTGCTATTGTCGGGGGAGCATTCCTTGCCAACTACCTATCTGAGAAGCTG GTTGGCCTGCTAGGAGGAGTATTATTTTTGCTCTTTGCTGCAGCAACGCTTTTCGGGGTATTTTAG
- the LOC133886820 gene encoding GDT1-like protein 2, chloroplastic isoform X1 → MGPTTGSRWSHLAASRPTSLLSPFRHAALLPAAPAMAPSPSSSLPPPLPAKFSNPPPRLLPLPRKAPAAAAFAPRPLLLSFPTPAPARRLAGLRAKRLALELHIVRCGLLSWLKPTKHDVRVQTSNVNVGSGSYEADEAGSRGEHLDNSATRNSNKASTKPLSGSRYPQSIGAVILLCALASAFIVFSKGQPSAVVAMLARSGFTAAFTLIFVSEIGDKTFFIAALLAMQYQRALVLLGSMTALSLMTIVSVIIGRIFQSVPAQFQTTLPIGEYAAVALLAFFGFKSIKDALGLPDNTNGNLQGNSESGELAEAEELVKEKVSKKLTSPLEVLWKSFSLVFFAEWGDRSMLATIALGAAQSPLGVASGAIAGHLIATALAIVGGAFLANYLSEKLVGLLGGVLFLLFAAATLFGVF, encoded by the exons ATGGGGCCTACCACGGGTAGCAGGTGGTCCCACTTGGCAGCCTCACGCCCTACCAGTCTCTTATCCCCATTCCGCCACGCTGCTCTGCTCCCCGCCGCGCCCGCCATGgcgccctccccctcctcctcgctgccgcctcccctccccgccAAATTCTCAAACCCACCtccccgcctcctcccgctccccCGCAAGGCGCCGGCAGCCGCCGCGTTCGCACCTCGCCCGCTCCTCCTCTCATTCCCCACTcccgcgcccgcccgccgcCTCGCCGGACTCCGCGCCAAGCGTCTCGCCCTTGAGCTCCACATCG TAAGATGTGGGTTGCTATCATGGTTGAAACCAACAAAGCATGATGTTAGAGTACAAACATCCAATGTAAATGTTGGTTCTGGGAGCTATGAAGCAGACGAAGCAGGTAGCCGTGGAGAACATTTAGATAATTCTGCTACCAGAAATTCCAACAAAGCGTC AACAAAACCACTTTCAGGATCTCGTTACCCGCAATCTATTGGTGCTGTGATTCTTCTGTGCGCCCTGGCATCTGCTTTTATTGTTTTCTCTAAAGGACAGCCATCTGCAGTTGTAGCTATGCTAGCAAGGTCTGGTTTTACGGCAGCATTTACACTGATTTTTGTATCTGAGATTGGAGACAAG ACATTTTTCATTGCTGCACTACTCGCCATGCAATACCAGAGAGCATTG GTTTTACTTGGGTCAATGACTGCTCTTTCCTTGATGACTATCGTGAGTGTTATAATTGGACGGATTTTCCAGTCTGTACCAGCACAGTTTCAAACAA CGTTACCCATAGGAGAGTATGCAGCAGTTGCTCTGCTTGCATTCTTTGGTTTCAAGTCAATAAAAGATGCATTGGGACTTCCTGATAATACAAATGGAAACCTTCAGGGAAACTCTGAAAGTGGGGAACTGGCTGAGGCTGAGGAGCTTGTCAAGGAGAAG GTTTCTAAGAAGCTCACCAGTCCTCTTGAGGTCCTTTGGAAGTCTTTCAGTCTTGTTTTCTTTGCG GAGTGGGGTGATCGCTCTATGCTGGCTACAATTGCTTTAGGTGCTGCACAG TCTCCTTTGGGCGTTGCCAGTGGAGCCATAGCTGGACACTTGATTGCAACTGCCCTTGCTATTGTCGGGGGAGCATTCCTTGCCAACTACCTATCTGAGAAGCTG GTTGGCCTGCTAGGAGGAGTATTATTTTTGCTCTTTGCTGCAGCAACGCTTTTCGGGGTATTTTAG